A region from the Triticum aestivum cultivar Chinese Spring chromosome 3D, IWGSC CS RefSeq v2.1, whole genome shotgun sequence genome encodes:
- the LOC123079810 gene encoding GABA transporter 1, translating into MGAPSREEEEAKKMEAGGDTVGQKLDAGALFVLQSKGSWLHCGYHLTTSIVAPPLLSLPFAFAALGWSAGMVCLVVGAAVTFYSYNLLSRVLEHHAQQGRRQLRFRDMAADILGPGWARYYIGPIQFMVCFGAVVASTLLAGQSMKAIYLIASPGGAIKLYVFVAIFGVFLVVLAQLPSFHSLRHVNLVSLLLCLSYSLCAVAGCVYLGTSDRPPPKDYSIVGDTHARVYGVFNALAVIATTYGNGIIPEIQATVAAPVTGKMFKGLCLCYAVVVTTFFSVATAGYWAFGNAAQGLLLNNFMVDGKPVIPVWLLLMAELFTLVQLSATATVYLQPTNEVLEGLLSDPKAGQYAARNVVPRLVSRTLAVAFGTTIAAMIPFFGDMNALIGAFGFMPLDFAVPALFYNLTFKPSKKGFVFWLNTAIAVVFSAVAVVASVAAVRQIVLDAGTYKLFANV; encoded by the exons ATGGGGGCTCCgagcagggaggaggaggaggcgaagaagATGGAGGCCGGCGGCGACACCGTCGGCCAGAAGCTCGACGCCGGCGCGCTCTTCGTCCTCCAGTCCAAAG GGTCATGGCTGCACTGCGGGTACCACCTGACGACGTCGATCGTGGCGCCGCCGCTGCTGAGCCTGCCGTTCGCGTTCGCGGCGCTGGGGTGGTCGGCGGGGATGGTGTGCCTCGTCGTCGGCGCCGCCGTCACCTTCTACTCCTACAACCTCCTCTCCCGCGTGCTCGAGCACCACGCGCAGCAGGGCCGCCGCCAGCTCCGCTTCAGGGACATGGCCGCCGACATACTAG GACCCGGATGGGCGCGCTACTACATCGGGCCGATCCAGTTCATGGTGTGCTTCGGCGCCGTGGTCGCGTCCACGCTGCTCGCCGGCCAGAGCATGAAGGCCATCTACCTGATCGCCAGCCCCGGCGGCGCCATCAAGCTCTACGTCTTCGTGGCCATCTTCGGcgtcttcctcgtcgtcctcgcgCAGCTGCCGTCCTTCCACTCCCTCCGCCACGTCAACCTCGTCTCCCTGCTGCTCTGCCTCTCCTACAGCCTCTGCGCCGTCGCCGGCTGCGTCTACCTCGGCACCTCCGACCGGCCGCCCCCCAAGGACTACTCCATCGTCGGCGACACCCATGCCCGCGTCTACGGCGTCTTCAACGCCCTCGCCGTCATCGCCACCACCTACGGCAACGGCATCATCCCCGAGATACAG GCGACGGTGGCCGCGCCGGTGACGGGGAAGATGTTCAAGGGCCTGTGCCTGTGCTACGCGGTGGTGGTGACCACCTTCTTCAGCGTGGCCACGGCGGGGTACTGGGCGTTCGGCAACGCGGCGCAGGGCCTGCTGCTCAACAACTTCATGGTGGACGGCAAGCCCGTCATCCCGGTGTGGCTGCTGCTCATGGCGGAGCTCTTCACGCTGGTGCAGCTGTCGGCCACGGCCACCGTGTACCTGCAGCCGACCAACGAGGTGCTGGAGGGCCTCCTGTCGGACCCCAAGGCCGGGCAGTACGCGGCGCGGAACGTGGTGCCGCGGCTCGTGTCCCGCACCTTGGCCGTCGCCTTCGGCACCACCATCGCCGCCATGATACCCTTCTTCGGCGACATGAACGCGCTCATCGGGGCCTTCGGCTTCATGCCGCTCGACTTCGCCGTGCCGGCGCTCTTCTACAACCtcaccttcaagccctccaagaAGGGCTTCGTCTTCTGGCTCAACACGGCCATCGCCGTCGTGTTCTCCGCGGTCGCCGTCGTCGCGTCCGTGGCCGCCGTCAGGCAGATCGTGCTGGACGCCGGCACGTACAAGCTCTTCGCTAACGTGTGA